TTCTGAATATTATTTTAAAATTTCCTTATCAATTCTGGGTCTATAATAAAATCCTTCCAAATATCCGAGAGAGCTGAGTTTCATCAAGTTTCTATAACCCTGTTCATTCTTGCATAGCAGGGTCAGATGATAATAATTCGTTCTTCCGCGTTCTACTTTTTTATCTTTCCTGCTTCCGGGAGCCATATACATCTCGCTTCCTATAATCGGTTTAATCCCTGCCGAAATAGCCGTATTATAAAATTCAATAGCGCCGAACATATTCCCATGATCGGTTATGGCGAGCGCAGGCATCTTAAATTCCTTTGCTTTTTTTACCAAATCTTTAATCCTGCACATACCGTCTAAAAGCGAATAACCCGTATGAACGTGCAAGTGTACAAAGTCCGAATGTTCCATAGTTTCTCCTTACTTACATTTACTTATATATTCTATTTAACTAAGCATGCAAATGAACCCCGTTAGAGATAAGAAGTGCATACCGCATTTATCTTAAAAAACTTGTCGGCTGTTATAAACCTAAAAAGTAAATAGCATTTCTGACGTCCCGATAAAATATCGGGACGAACTCTAACGGGGTGAACAAAATCAGAATGTTCCATCGTTTCCTCCAAATTAAATATCAAATATTAAAAATCACCCCTAGAAATTGTTTCGCAATTTCAGGGACCAAGTCCTCGGAATCTTTACAGATTCCAGAGGGAAAATGCATATCAAAATGTAAAAATATAACTCCAAACTTTCCTCTACAATTCATTCTCACTAATATAACGAAAAATCTTCGTATCATTAGATGCTTTCATATCATACTCACTCTCTAAACGATATTTAGCTATTACCTACATAAAACGCTCAATTAGTAAGGGAGATATTATTGTGTGTTTAATTCTCTCACTTTATCCCCAAACTCTGTTTTAATTTCCGGTCAATCCTGGTCATTGTTTCTTTTGATAGCGCGCCCAACTTTCGTGAAATAATTTCAGGAGGGAGTGTCATAATATATTCACACCTAACCATTGAGGATTTGGCAAGTCCTGATTGCTTAAAATCTTTACTATCTCTTTCTATTAAGAATTCTGTTGGATGTAGGGTTTCGACCCGAGATGTTATTCCAACCAAAATTAAATCTTTATATCTTCTTTTTATAGAATGGTCAGAAATAACTAAAGCAGGTCTTGCCTTTTGCCTGGTCCCTCTCTCAGTAACAAAAGGAAATGGCACAATAACTACATCGCCACGATTATAATTCATAGATATCTTCTTCAGAATTATCCCAGAGCTTCTTCAACGCTCCCTGCTGCAGAACAAGTAGGTTCCTGCGTTTCTCTATTTCTTCTAACTCTCTTAGTTTTTCTTTAATTGCTTGCTCAACCACGCGACCTGGAATAAGTCCATGTTTCTTGCAGAAAAATTTTAACTCTTGTCTCGTTTTATCAGGAACTCTCACTCCCAATGTAGGATTTTCCATTGTCTTTGGCATATTTCACTCCTTTTGATAGCAAATGATAGCACAATTTCTTATGCTCTTTCAACATCTTACTTAGTATCCTACATCAACCAGATATAATCCGTAAGCAGGGACAACTTGGCATTGTGTGAGCCAAACCGTATCTTTTTCCAGATGCACATCTAATTTAGGTCCGTCTTTGACCTTATAAATAACGATTTCGCCTTTTTTGATTTCCTGTTTTTTCATATTTCCCTATTATATTCCTGAACAGTAACCTTCGTCTTTTGCCTTTGCCAACCGTGATAATTAGTTCCTTCATATTCAATAGTAAGTTTCTAATTGGGCATTGTTTAATAAAATGTAAAATTAACTATCTTCAAGCCTCTAATATTTTTGATTTTTGCACTGTCATTTTGATATTTGCATTTTAATTTTTAATTTGATTAACATTTTCCCATACTTCCTATCTTCATTCAATATAAGTGTTCGCTTCACTCACATATAGGATTACACAGATAAAACCAAATTTTTAATCTCTGTAATCATGTGATTATGGTAGAATTACAAAGTGATATTGGAAAAACTATTAGTCGGAGCGATAGAAACAAATTGTTACATAATCGGATGTGAGCGGACATTGGAAGGGCTGATTATAGACCCCGGCGCGGACGGGGAAAAAATCCTTAAAATTGTTAAAGCAAAGAATCTAAATATCAAATATATTATCAACACTCACGCTCATATAGACCATATCGGAGCAAATAAATATCTAAAAGAGACGCTGAACGCCGAAATTTGCATACACGAGGAAGATATAAAATTTTTAAAAGACCCTGCCTTAAATCTTTCCGCTTTTATGCCGCCTGATTTACAAGACGATTATTTACCTTTTCCTCAGCCCGATATAGTCCTAAACGAAGATTCGCGGTTGAAAATCGGAGATTTGGAAGCGCTTATTCTTCATACGCCGGGTCATACGCCCGGAGGTATATCTATTGTTATGCACCCCGCCCCTGCACGCAAAGGCGGGGTAAATGGATGTGTTTTTACAGGGGATGCGCTTTTTTCGGGAAGTATAGGAAGATCGGATTTTCCTTTGGCTGATGAAATAACACTCATAAACGGCATAAAAAACAAATTATTTAAGTTGCCTGAAAAATTTCGCGTTTACCCTGGACACGGAGCCTCTTCAACAATCGGCAAAGAAAAAAGAGAGAATCCGTATTTACAATAAAATGATTACACAGATAAAAAAACACGAGATTACACAGATTACTAATTTTAAATCGGTGCAATCATTATTTAAACATGAACAAAAGAATCGATGAATTTCTGCAGTTTCTCATTATTGAAAAAGGACTTTCTAAAAATACTATTCAAGCGTATACAACAGACTTGAGAGATTTCTGCGTTTTCCTTTCCAAAGAAAACACTTCTTTTGAAGATGTCCGCTATCCAAAGCTCGTATCGTATATGGAACATTTGAGAAAAAAGAGCATTTCTTCCTCTTCTATTGCCCGCAAGGTTTCTACTATACGAAGTTTATATAAATTTTTATTGGGACAAAAATATATAAAAGAAGACCCGACGATAATTCTGGAATCTTTTAAAAGAGAACGGCATCTTCCGATTGTTTTGTCTGTCAGCCAGGTAAATTCTATACTGGAAAACATAGACATAACTAAACAGATAAACCTAAGAGATAAAGCATTATTAGAATTACTTTATGCAACAGGAACAAGGGCTTCTGAAGTCGTAGATTTAAAGATTGAGAATGTAGACACAGAAGCAGGTTATATAAGGGTTATGGGTAAAGGCTCTAAAGAAAGAATTATCCCGATGGGAAAACATGCGAGGGACTGGTTAAAAAAATATTTAGAAAACATAAGACCTAATTTAATAAAAGGCGCTAATTCCAATTATGTATTTCTAAATAAAAAAAGGCAAAAACTTTCAAGACAAAGTATATGGAAGATAATTAAAAAATACGGCAGAAAAAACGGTATTTCAGATATTTCCCCGCATACTTTCAGGCATTCTTTTGCCACGCACTTATTGGAAGGAGGAGCAGATTTACGTTCCGTTCAGGAAATGTTGGGGCATGTGGATATATCTACGACACAGATTTATACGCAACTTAACAGAAAAAGATTGAAGGAAATTCACAAGAAATATCATCCCAGAGGTTAGAGCTTAAAAAGCAAAGCAAGCTTTGCCACTACAATAGACCAAAGACTAAAGACCGAAGACTAAAGAAATGAGATACATAGATATACAGTAGATATAAATGGATATACGGTAGAAATACAATAGAAATACGGTAGAAATACAATAGAAATAAATAGAGATACTACGGAAATAATAAAAATCAAAAAATAGAAATACGGTAGAAATACAATAGAAATAAATAGAGATACTACGGAAATAATAAAAATCAAAAAATAGAAATACGGTAGATATAAATGGATATACGGTAGAAATACAATAGATATATGTTGTTAAAGGATTGAAAACTAAAAAAAATTACATACTATAACTTCAAAAAACTAAGGATGCAGGCAATGTATTTCAATTGTATTTCAATTTATTTCCCCGCCTGACAAGATTTGGCGGGCAGGCATATATTTCGATTATATTTCTAATTTTATTGTAGCGGCCGAGTTTACTCGGCAGATGAAAAAGCAAACAAGCCTCCGTTGAAAATAAATTCATCAGAATTTGTTTCTATAAAATATTTTTTCTTGCGGGGCGGGTTTTACCGCTACATTGTAAAATTGGTAGCGGGGAGAGGTTAGAGTCATCTCATCGCATCTCAAATCCCGCCATTTTTGAGTTGTATTTCAGGCAAATTTCTGTATAATACTCTTTCAAATTTAAAGCGCCATTACCATGAATGATAAAACTAATAATATTAAGGAAGAAAGTTATTCTCATACCTTAAATTTGCCCCAAACCAAATTTGAGATGAAGGCAAATTTGCCTAAAAAAGAACCTGTTACGCTCAAATTTTGGGAAGATAACGACATCTATGAAAAGATGCTTTCCAAGGGCAGGGAAAAATATATTCTGCACGACGGACCTCCTTACGCAAACGGAGATATTCATCTTGGGCATGTTATAAATAAAGTTCTCAAAGATATTGTTATCAAATATAAGTCTTTAGAAGGCTATTCTACGCCATTTACTCCCGGCTGGGATTGTCACGGACTGCCCATTGAACTGCAACTATTCAAGAAACTCAAAGTTAATAAAAAAGAAGAGATTGATATCTTAGAATTCAGAAAAAAAGCAAGAGAATATGCTCAAAGCTATGTGGAAATACAAAAAAACCAGTTAAAGCGTTTGGGTATTATGGCTAATTGGGATAATCCTTATGTCACAATGGATTACCATTATCAAAGCAAAATTATAGATGTATTCAAAGAACTCTCAGAGAAAGGCTATATTTATCAGGATAAAAAACCTATTTACTGGTGCGTTTCCTGCGAGACAGCTTTAGCCGAAGCGGAAGTTGAATATGCACCGCATACTTCAAATTCCGTCTGGGTAAAATTTCCGCTATCTTCCCAAAAAGATAAATTCATTATTATATGGACAACCACACCTTGGACTTTACCTGCTAACCTTGCTGTTGCACTGCATCCCGACTACGATTATGCATGGGTAGAGGTTCAGAAGACAGAAGACACCCTCCAAACAGACGGCGGGCAGGGAGGACAGAGGACAGAGGACAGAGGACAGAACACAGAAACTTGGATTATTGCGAAGGATTTGGTAAAGACGGTAATGGAGCAATCAGATATTAATGATTACAAGATTGTAAAAACCAAAAAAGGAAAAGAATTGGAAGGATTGGAATATAATCACCCACTTTTTGACAAAAAAGGCAAAATAGTAAACGCCAATTATGTTAGTTTGGAAGAAGGCACCGGATGTGTTCATACGGCACCCGGACACGGTCAGGAAGATTACTTGACCGGATTAAAGTATAAACTGCCGATTTTCTCTCCCGTAAATGAAAAAGGACTTTTTACTGATGAAGTGCCGCAATTCAAGGGAAAACATATCTTCAAAGCAAACAACGAAATTATCGAAACTCTATCAACAAAAGAATTGCTTATTAATAGCGAGCCATTAGAACATTCTTATCCGCATTGCTGGAGATGTAAAAGACCTGTAATATTTAGAGCATGTAAACAATGGTTCGTAGGAGTTGACAGGAAAAACTTAAGACAGACAGCTATAAAAAGCTTAAAAGAAGTTCGATGGGCTCCCGAAGTTTCCATAAATAGAATAGAAGGAATGTTAAAGACTCGTCCCGACTGGTGCCTTTCGCGTCAGAGATTGTGGGGCGTGGGAATACCCGTTGTTTATTGCGAAAAATGCGGCAAGGAAATTCTTGACAGCCGTTTAATGGAAAATGTAAGCGATATTATTAAAAAAGAAGGAGCAGATGCCTGGTTTGGATATAAGGTTGAGAAATTCCTGCCGAAAGATTTTTCATGCCCGAAATGCAAAAGCGTTCAGGGCTTTAAAAAAGACAAAGACATACTTGATGTGTGGTTTGATTCCGGCATTTCTCACGTTGCGGTGTTAAAAGATTCCAAACCCATTAAAAATGAAATTTCTAACAGGGCGAATAATTTAGACTGGCCTGCAGACTTATATTTGGAAGGAAGCGACCAACATAGAGGTTGGTTTCAGACATCACTACTTACATCTGTGGCTTTATACAACAAACCCCCATACAAGGCAGTCCTTACACACGGATTTGTAGTAGATAGTGAAGGTAAAAAGATGTCAAAATCCGTAGGTAATGTTACCAACCCACAGGTTATAGTTAACAATCAAGGCGCAGATATTTTGAGATTGTGGGCTATATCTTCGGACTGGGGAAGCGACATAAGAATCGGAGAAGAAACACTTAAACGATGTATTGAGGCATATAGAAAACTTAGAAATACAACCAGATTCATGCTGGGTAATTTATATGATTTCCAATATTCGCAAAACGCTGTTGACCAATCCGAATGGTTGGAGATTGACAGATGGGCGTATAACCGATGCCTTATGCTTCTAAAAGAAGTTAAAGAAGCATATAAGAGCTTCCGTTTTATAAAGGCATATCAGGCAATTTATCAGTTTTCGAATGTGGATATGAGCTCAACCTATTTAGATATAATTAAGGATAGGTTATATATTCTGCCAGCAGATTCACTTGGGAGACGTTGCGCCCAAACAGTCATGCATTTTATTCTTAGAACATTAACCCAACTTATTAGTCCGTTTATGTCTTTTACAGCCGAAGAAATCTGGCAGAACTGTAATTTCGAAGAAAAATCCGTATTTTTGACAAACTTGCCAAACGAACAAAAAATAGACGAAAAATTAGAGCAAAAATGGGAAAAGATATTAAAGTTGAGAGAAGACGTTCAGAAAGCACTTGAAGAAGCGCGCCAAAAAGAAATAATAGGCAGTTCCTTAGAAGCGGAAGTCATTTTATACATAAAAGATTCTCATATGAAAGCCCTTGATGTTTCTAAAGAAGATTTGGCAACTATCTTTATAGTTTCAAATGTGGAATTGGATCCCATTAAACCCGTTAGAGACAATAAATCTCTAAACGGGTCTAACGGGGTAAAAATTGAAATCAAAAAGGCAAAGGGAGAAAAATGCTTAAGATGCTGGAAATACAGTCAAGAGATAAATAAACAGAAAGAATTTCCTAAACTTTGCTCAAGATGTGCTACAATAGTGAAAGCAAAACACGATTACACAGATTAAAAAACGGGATTACACAGATAAAACAAATCTTTTAATCGGTGTAATCATTTTTTAAGGAGGTAACTCAATTGAAAGCAAAAGACATCAAAACATTCAAGGAAATTCTTATTAAAGAAAAAGAAAGATTGTTTAACGATTTAGACGATAAAGAAAAAAAACAGTTAGGCAAATCTTTCAAGGATGTTTCCGGCGAGGTTTCCTCGCATAAAATGCACATGGCGGACCTTGCTTCGGACAGCGCCGAAGAGAACACCTCGTTAGACCTCTTATCTTCGGAAGAAAAACATCTCAAACAAATACAAAACGCTATAAATAGAATCGAGAAAAAAACTTACGGGAAGTGTTCCAAATGCAGCAAAGATATCGGAATGAAGAGATTAAAAGCTGTTCCATATGCGGAATTATGTCTAAAATGCAAAGAGAACGAGGAAAAGAACTCATAACCGCCACACTAATCATACTATCTGACCATATTTTAAAGTTTCTCTTTTATAACAGAGGTTTAATTAAAGAAGAAACTGACATCGTAAAAAATTTGCTTTATTTTGTCCCTGCTTCCCAAAACCCTGGGATTGCCTTCGGATTATTTCAAAACTGTGGCAGATTTTTTATTATTCCCGCATCCATTGTTATTTTATTCATCCTGTTTTTCTACTTGCGTACAAACTATAAAAAAACCCTTTTCAGTTGGGGGCTTATATTTATATTGGCAGGCGCTATAAGCAATCTCATAGACCGCATAATTTACGGCTTTGTGATAGATTATTTACTACTTAATAAATTCCCCTACTCTTTCAACATAGCCGATTCTTCAATACTTTTGGGAGTAGGACTTATAATAATTAATATTTCAAAATGTAAAAATCAAAATGTAAAATGACAAATTAAAATTCAAAAATATTAACAATTCACCATCAAGAAACAAGTAATGGAGAGGATAAATAATTTGTTGGCTAGAATGAAGATTGGAATTTAATTAGTTTTTATTTATTGTATATTTTGGTTGTTATTTTTTGCAATTTTTGATATTTCATTGGGAATTAGGTATTAGTAATTAGAAATTTTTTAAAAAACATGCATCCTATACTTTTTACAATCGGGCAGTTTGAAATATATTCCTACGGGGTCTTGATGGCGCTGGCTTTCTATTTAAGTTTATACCTTTTAATAAAAGATGCGAATCAACCCCCTATCCTGCCTGCAAGCGAGCAGGCCCACCATGAAACAACAGGCGAGCAGACACGGAAACCAGCAGGAAAAACAGGAATAGATACTTCTACAGTCTTGGACATTGTATTTTGGATTATCCTTTCAGGTATTTTAGGCGGCAAGTTAGCTTATATCTTTTTTAACCTACCGCTTTATATACAAAACCCTTTAGACGCAAGTCTGTGGCGAGGCGGATTCATATTCCACGGCGGATTTTTCCTATCATTGGCAACTGTTTTCTTTTACACAAAAAAGAAAAAATTATCTTATATATATATAGTGGACTTAATTATTCCTTATGTAGCATTGGGACAGGCAATAGGAAGAATCGGCTGTTTCCTGAACGGATGCTGTTACGGGAAACCAACAAATTTACCAATAGGAAAAGTGTTTAATCTGAATTCGCCCGCAGGGTATCATTACGGCGCATTACCGCTCCATCCTACGCAATTATATTCTTCTATTTTTTTATTTATACTTTTCTTATTGCTAAAGAAAACAAGAGAAAACCAGAAATTCAAAGGAAAAACTCTCCTTGTCTATCTCATCTTATATCCGACTTTCAGATTCTTCCTGGATTTTTTAAGAGGAGATGGATTGGAAATATTCTTTTACCGATTAACGCTCTTCCAGATTATATGCGCGGGAATAGTCGGCATTTCTTTGGTAGTTCTTACACACAAATTCAGAAAACAGAAAGCAGACAACAGATAACAGAACCAGTTTGTCATTGTAAACCCAAACCTTTGCGAGGGTGTGGCAATCCGAACTGAAAGGTCGTTGCGAGGCGTAGCCGAAGCAATCCAATAATGAGATTGCTTCGTCGCTCATTTTATTCGCTCTCCGAAGAGTCCGTCCTTTCGGAGTCATCGGACCTCGCAATGACACTATCGTGTCATTTTTTCCGAAAAACGCACTAAAGGGTTAAGCCCTATTCTTATAAACTTTTTAAGTATTGGACACCGGGAAATATATTCGGCTAATTGTGGAGAAAATCTATAATAATTTCTGACAAAGAATCTGCCCAAAGAATTCGTCATTAAATATTCGTCTCTGAATTCGGAAAGAACCTTCACTTCGTCCGCCATTGGCGCGCCGTAACAAGCAGTCGCTATGAAACAGCCGCTTCCTCCCCCACCACCACCTCCTCCACCGCCGCCGCCATCGTCTCCACCTGCCTCGGTAGTAACTGCGATGTAAGAAGAATAATCGGTCTCATTGCCATAAGTATCTACAGCAGTTACCCAATAATAATAAATGGTGTTAATGGAAACAGAACCATCTGTATAAGAATTACTCTCTACAAGTTGAGCGCCATTAATTTTTGTTTTTGTCCCCACTGAAGAGGCGCTTCTATAAATATTATATCCATCCAAAGCAGGACTTTCAACGGGATTCCAATACAGAAACACATAATTTCTTCCTGCTGTGGCTGTAAGCCCGATAGGAACACTTATGAGAACAACAGTAGCTGTATCCGTTAACTCAACCTCTCCGCCTTCTCCATAAACAGCGTCCACATAAGTAACGAGTATGGTATCGCCGTCCTGAACCTGAAGAATGCTATCACTTGCCGGAACAGTATCTAATTCCAAACCAATTGAACCCGTAAAAATTCCAGTAGAAGTATCTGTTTCAACCAATTCCATAATTTCAGTATCGGCAGTAAGTTCGGATTCAAATTCTACAGTTGTAGTGTCGGGATTATCTGTTGTATTCAAATCACTGTCCAAAACAACAACATTTGCCGTATCAGGCGCAGAATAAGAAACCATGTCCAACCAGACCCTGCCTTCGGAAGATGGAACAATCCGCAGATATGTAGCTTCGCAGGCTACTCTTGCCGAAGTATATGCTATGCGCATATATCCGTCTTCACCCCAGTCAGTCCCCCAGCTGTTTCTTAGTATCCAGTAGCCGTCTCCCCAACCGACCAAAGCTACGGCATGATTTACGGGAGTATAATAACAGGGACTGCCCGGACAAGTAGTATTAGAGTCACTATAAACCCCTTCATCATAACTCTGAAAATCATCTCCTGCCAAAACCGCTACATCTATAACCCCATAGGTTATTATTGCTGTTTTTATCGCGTCAATATCACCGCACGGTATTCTGCCCCATCCGGAAAAAACAATCAGGGAGTCGCCCCAGTGAGCGCAGGAGCCAGGGTCAACTGTTGTATATGGAAAATCCGCCAACCTGCATATCCCATCAGTGGCAAGGGAATGATCAGTCAATGCTTCAAGCT
The nucleotide sequence above comes from bacterium. Encoded proteins:
- a CDS encoding type II toxin-antitoxin system PemK/MazF family toxin, which codes for MNYNRGDVVIVPFPFVTERGTRQKARPALVISDHSIKRRYKDLILVGITSRVETLHPTEFLIERDSKDFKQSGLAKSSMVRCEYIMTLPPEIISRKLGALSKETMTRIDRKLKQSLGIK
- a CDS encoding PHP domain-containing protein, with translation MEHSDFVHLHVHTGYSLLDGMCRIKDLVKKAKEFKMPALAITDHGNMFGAIEFYNTAISAGIKPIIGSEMYMAPGSRKDKKVERGRTNYYHLTLLCKNEQGYRNLMKLSSLGYLEGFYYRPRIDKEILK
- a CDS encoding signal peptidase II, yielding MQRERGKELITATLIILSDHILKFLFYNRGLIKEETDIVKNLLYFVPASQNPGIAFGLFQNCGRFFIIPASIVILFILFFYLRTNYKKTLFSWGLIFILAGAISNLIDRIIYGFVIDYLLLNKFPYSFNIADSSILLGVGLIIINISKCKNQNVK
- a CDS encoding TraR/DksA C4-type zinc finger protein, with protein sequence MKAKDIKTFKEILIKEKERLFNDLDDKEKKQLGKSFKDVSGEVSSHKMHMADLASDSAEENTSLDLLSSEEKHLKQIQNAINRIEKKTYGKCSKCSKDIGMKRLKAVPYAELCLKCKENEEKNS
- a CDS encoding DUF333 domain-containing protein, coding for MFKKINLPHRNILHFFSTIFLLLFFIFPISKTVFALPNPAAVYCEKMGYEYKVIKTPDGEKGICVVAEGVQFDAWDFLKGKVGKKYSYCAKQGYGTQTQREYKQGFSTECAICVSAAENGKTAERIPMLELMKKNGEPLMDLAPNNAELKKGGCGCEDCQRPKIEECDDYPKEIEKTGIKQGIGIKGKGLPASFDWRNFEGTGHAYIGPARDQGGCGSCYAFGAVASAEGVYNYAMGLYDDGVDDNRAEFSESFIIWCLARLPEYFPHFYGCIGADYDYQELEALTDHSLATDGICRLADFPYTTVDPGSCAHWGDSLIVFSGWGRIPCGDIDAIKTAIITYGVIDVAVLAGDDFQSYDEGVYSDSNTTCPGSPCYYTPVNHAVALVGWGDGYWILRNSWGTDWGEDGYMRIAYTSARVACEATYLRIVPSSEGRVWLDMVSYSAPDTANVVVLDSDLNTTDNPDTTTVEFESELTADTEIMELVETDTSTGIFTGSIGLELDTVPASDSILQVQDGDTILVTYVDAVYGEGGEVELTDTATVVLISVPIGLTATAGRNYVFLYWNPVESPALDGYNIYRSASSVGTKTKINGAQLVESNSYTDGSVSINTIYYYWVTAVDTYGNETDYSSYIAVTTEAGGDDGGGGGGGGGGGGSGCFIATACYGAPMADEVKVLSEFRDEYLMTNSLGRFFVRNYYRFSPQLAEYISRCPILKKFIRIGLNPLVRFSEKMTR
- a CDS encoding MBL fold metallo-hydrolase, which codes for MILEKLLVGAIETNCYIIGCERTLEGLIIDPGADGEKILKIVKAKNLNIKYIINTHAHIDHIGANKYLKETLNAEICIHEEDIKFLKDPALNLSAFMPPDLQDDYLPFPQPDIVLNEDSRLKIGDLEALILHTPGHTPGGISIVMHPAPARKGGVNGCVFTGDALFSGSIGRSDFPLADEITLINGIKNKLFKLPEKFRVYPGHGASSTIGKEKRENPYLQ
- the lgt gene encoding prolipoprotein diacylglyceryl transferase, whose product is MHPILFTIGQFEIYSYGVLMALAFYLSLYLLIKDANQPPILPASEQAHHETTGEQTRKPAGKTGIDTSTVLDIVFWIILSGILGGKLAYIFFNLPLYIQNPLDASLWRGGFIFHGGFFLSLATVFFYTKKKKLSYIYIVDLIIPYVALGQAIGRIGCFLNGCCYGKPTNLPIGKVFNLNSPAGYHYGALPLHPTQLYSSIFLFILFLLLKKTRENQKFKGKTLLVYLILYPTFRFFLDFLRGDGLEIFFYRLTLFQIICAGIVGISLVVLTHKFRKQKADNR
- the xerD gene encoding site-specific tyrosine recombinase XerD; this translates as MNKRIDEFLQFLIIEKGLSKNTIQAYTTDLRDFCVFLSKENTSFEDVRYPKLVSYMEHLRKKSISSSSIARKVSTIRSLYKFLLGQKYIKEDPTIILESFKRERHLPIVLSVSQVNSILENIDITKQINLRDKALLELLYATGTRASEVVDLKIENVDTEAGYIRVMGKGSKERIIPMGKHARDWLKKYLENIRPNLIKGANSNYVFLNKKRQKLSRQSIWKIIKKYGRKNGISDISPHTFRHSFATHLLEGGADLRSVQEMLGHVDISTTQIYTQLNRKRLKEIHKKYHPRG
- the ileS gene encoding isoleucine--tRNA ligase; its protein translation is MNDKTNNIKEESYSHTLNLPQTKFEMKANLPKKEPVTLKFWEDNDIYEKMLSKGREKYILHDGPPYANGDIHLGHVINKVLKDIVIKYKSLEGYSTPFTPGWDCHGLPIELQLFKKLKVNKKEEIDILEFRKKAREYAQSYVEIQKNQLKRLGIMANWDNPYVTMDYHYQSKIIDVFKELSEKGYIYQDKKPIYWCVSCETALAEAEVEYAPHTSNSVWVKFPLSSQKDKFIIIWTTTPWTLPANLAVALHPDYDYAWVEVQKTEDTLQTDGGQGGQRTEDRGQNTETWIIAKDLVKTVMEQSDINDYKIVKTKKGKELEGLEYNHPLFDKKGKIVNANYVSLEEGTGCVHTAPGHGQEDYLTGLKYKLPIFSPVNEKGLFTDEVPQFKGKHIFKANNEIIETLSTKELLINSEPLEHSYPHCWRCKRPVIFRACKQWFVGVDRKNLRQTAIKSLKEVRWAPEVSINRIEGMLKTRPDWCLSRQRLWGVGIPVVYCEKCGKEILDSRLMENVSDIIKKEGADAWFGYKVEKFLPKDFSCPKCKSVQGFKKDKDILDVWFDSGISHVAVLKDSKPIKNEISNRANNLDWPADLYLEGSDQHRGWFQTSLLTSVALYNKPPYKAVLTHGFVVDSEGKKMSKSVGNVTNPQVIVNNQGADILRLWAISSDWGSDIRIGEETLKRCIEAYRKLRNTTRFMLGNLYDFQYSQNAVDQSEWLEIDRWAYNRCLMLLKEVKEAYKSFRFIKAYQAIYQFSNVDMSSTYLDIIKDRLYILPADSLGRRCAQTVMHFILRTLTQLISPFMSFTAEEIWQNCNFEEKSVFLTNLPNEQKIDEKLEQKWEKILKLREDVQKALEEARQKEIIGSSLEAEVILYIKDSHMKALDVSKEDLATIFIVSNVELDPIKPVRDNKSLNGSNGVKIEIKKAKGEKCLRCWKYSQEINKQKEFPKLCSRCATIVKAKHDYTD